AGGTGCAGCGTTCATCACTAGCGCTGTACGGTCTGTCTGGGGATTGGGATTTTGCATAAGCTCGGATAAATCATCTCCCTGTATGGACTCAGGAATTTCCAATTCAGAAAGTGAAAGCAAAGAAGGTAAAACATCAGGTGTAGTCAACGGAGCGTTCACTACTGCTCCTTCATTATTGTCAATCGATGGATATCTCACCAAAAACGGTACACGAATCGATTCATCCCAAGCTAGTTGTTTCACAAATGGCTTGACTCCATGGGCTCCCATCATTTCACCATGGTCGGCAGAGAACACAATGATTGAGTTGTCCCAAAGTCCCAGCTCCTTGATTTTGGCTAACACTCCACCTATTGCCTCATCTGTGGCCGTGCCATGCGCATAGTACCCCTGTAGCTCTAGCCTAGTTCTCTCGTGAAGTTCGGGACGCACATTTGGCGGGATCGTAAGGCTATCTTTCGGATACATTTGTTTGTACTTCCTTGGAGCGCTTTCGTGTGGATAATGGGGCGTGCCTATGGCCAAAAACAACAAAAACGGGTCTGAGTCATTCGCGTGATTGGTCAGGTACTTTTTAACATCTTCGGTAATAGCGAATGGCGAATACCCTTCCCAGTATTTCATCTCCGGATCGTCATTGTCATAATAGGCCATCTTGTTGTAGGCGTGAGAACACTCCAACGCCTTCCAATAGTCAAACCCCTGTCTGCGTTCAGCCAAAACATTGTTTTGGCGGCCATGCCCATCAAGATGCCACTTGCCATAGTATGCTGTGTTATAGCCCGCCTCCTTATAAATCTCCGCCATTGTGAGCTCCTCAGAAGGCAGATAAATGTCATTGACGATCATCCCAGTTGTAGTTGGAAACCGACCCGTGAGCAGGGCAGCACGGTGCGGCGTACAAACGGGAGTAACTGATACGGCATTGATGAAATTCACAGATTCTTGAGCGAATTTATCTAGATGAGGTGTTTTAATATCCGGGTTGCCAGCATAGCCCAAAGATGAAGTACGCCACTGATCCGTGAGAA
This is a stretch of genomic DNA from Reichenbachiella ulvae. It encodes these proteins:
- a CDS encoding sulfatase family protein; translated protein: MEKDIMRQVFAILGVCFFLGCQQGDGHGECSSTQKVKKPNIIYILTDQWRTSSLGYAGNPDIKTPHLDKFAQESVNFINAVSVTPVCTPHRAALLTGRFPTTTGMIVNDIYLPSEELTMAEIYKEAGYNTAYYGKWHLDGHGRQNNVLAERRQGFDYWKALECSHAYNKMAYYDNDDPEMKYWEGYSPFAITEDVKKYLTNHANDSDPFLLFLAIGTPHYPHESAPRKYKQMYPKDSLTIPPNVRPELHERTRLELQGYYAHGTATDEAIGGVLAKIKELGLWDNSIIVFSADHGEMMGAHGVKPFVKQLAWDESIRVPFLVRYPSIDNNEGAVVNAPLTTPDVLPSLLSLSELEIPESIQGDDLSELMQNPNPQTDRTALVMNAAPFGANYFDPEYRGIRTKQYTYVSTLEGGALLFDNLRDRFQMDNLINNPDYKKLQEDLDKKLKVELAEIGDEFKSREYYMEKWGLEFDMSRRAINWWDNTDGCMVQSPMAATNSKKNLNQ